The window CGGACGCCCCGATCCATACCATCGCCGACCTCGCAGGCAAGCGGGTGTCGGTCGGCTCGGACGGGTCGGGCACCGAACTGATCGCCGAACGGATGCTCGCCGTCGCGGGGATCGACCCGGCGACGCTGAGCACCAGCCGGCTCGGCATCAACGAGTCGGTGGTCGCGCTGCAGGACAGTGACCTCGACGCGTTCTTCTGGTCAGGCGGCCTGCCGACCACCGGTATCACAGAGCTTGCCCAGCAGACCCCGATCCGCCTGGTCCCGCTCGGCCAGCTCGCCGCCGGTCTGCACGCCGAGTGGGACCCGGTCTACCGCTCCGGCGCGATCCTCGCCGATACCTACCCGCTGGCTGGCGACGCCGTCGACACGCCGACGGTCGCCGTGCCCGACCTGCTCATCACTCGTGCGGACACCGATCCGGGGCTGGTCGAGGAGGTGACCAGAATCCTGTTCGACGCCCGCGCCGAGATCGCCGACCGGGTGCCGGTCGCCTACGCGCTGGACCGGCGCAGCGCCATAGCCACGTCACCCATCCCCCTGCACGACGGCGCCCTGCGCTACTACCGGGCCACCAAGAGCTGAGAACGCCGTCGGCCGACGACCGCGCGGACGTCAGCCGGTTCGCGCCGTCAGCCGACGGCGGCGCGGCGCAGGGAACGGTAAAGGAGCTGGGCGTCGCCGAGGCGGCGGCGCAGCGCCCGCTCGAGCCCCGCGATGGGGTAAAGGTTCTGGGGAGCGCGGCCGTCCTTGAACTCCTGGGAGGCGAACCGCGGCAGCACCGCCTGGCTCAGGTCCGCGAGCGCGACCGCCTCGTCCAGGGCCAGGTCGGCTCGGCACTCGACGCGGGCGACGCCGGCCCAGGGAGCGCCGGGCCGGCTGGGAAGACGCAGATACCAGCTGAACCGGTCCCAGCTGGCGTCCCGGCGGTTGTTCAGCAGGAAGATCGGCGTGCGTTCCGCCCGGTCGAGCGCCCCGACGACTGCGTGCTGCGCCGCCGGCAGGTACTGGGTGTGATGGGTCTTGACGAAGCCCAGCGTGCGGGGCAGGCGGGTCCGGCCGCGCAGCGGGCCGTCGACGACGAGCAGGTCGTCCGCCCGCCCGCCGGCCTGGTCGGCGGTGCGCTGGTCTGTGGGGTGCTGGTCGGTGGCGCCCTGGTCGGGCCACGGCTGACCGTCGGCGTCCACGCCGAACTCACCCGCGAGGGCGTCCGCGAACAGGGCGTCATCGTCGTCGATGGTCTGGATCAGCTGGTGGGCACGGCGCGCCTTGCCGGCGGTCCGGACCTCCAGCTCGAGCAGCTCCTGCTGCAGGGCCAGGGTCGGGCCGTCGGGGCCGTCCTTGGCCATCCTGACGCGGTACCGGCCGCCGCCGGTGCGCAGGTCGGTCGCGTGGCTGGCGGCGGTGAACAGGCCGCGGCGGACATGGGCACCGAGCAGGTGGGCGCCCTCGCCGCAGCAGCAGACGACGCCGCCGGCGTAGGAGGCGCAGATGGCCGGCGCGGCGGAGGCCGCCGCGGCACCGTCCGGCGCGAGGTCATGGATCCAGGCCCTCGCCTCGACCCGGCGCACGCCGTCCACGAACAGCACGGCGGAGGGCACGGCGACGGACCGAGCCCTGGCCGACGGCACGGCCATGGGACGCCACGCCGCGGCCCTGACCTCCAGGTTCACCTCGACGCGGGCGCTGGAGTCCGCGAGGTCGTCCCCGGCCACGCTGGTGCCGTAGCTCGGATCCCAGGCGTCGACGCTGAACCGCATGCCCCCGGCGGCCGACGGCGCCGCGGCCGGCGGGGTGAGGCCCGTGGTGGTCGTCAAGCGTTCTCCCTGGTGACGGTGGAGGTGCGCTGGTCGCGGCTCACCGCGAAACGGACCGGAACCCGTTCGGCCAGCGCACGGACGTGCGTGACGATGCCGACCATCCGCCCGGCGCTTCCCCCGCCGCCGCCGGCCAGGTTCTCCAGCGTGGTCGCGACGATGTCGAGCGTCGCGTCGTCGAGGGTGCCGAAACCCTCGTCGAGGAAGATCGAGTCGAGTCGGGTCGCGCCGGCCGCCGCCATCATCGTGAGCTGCGCCGACAGCGCCAGCGCCAGCGCCAGGCTGGCCTGGAAGGTCTCCCCCCCGGACAGGGTGCGTACCGGGCGCTCGGAGTCGGCGTCGGCGTGGTCGACGACGATGAACTCGCCGTCCGCGTGGGTCAGCTCGAACTGCCCACCCGACAGCTCCGCCAGCGTCAGCGACGCGTCGGCGACGAGGGTGTCGAGCGCCGCGGCGACCAGCCAGCGCTGGAATCCGTTGGAACGCAGCAACGTCCCGAGCTGGTGGGAGACCTGCTCCGCCTCTCGCGCCCGGGTCAGCCCGTCACGTAGCCCGGCGGCCTCGGCGCGCCGTTCGGCGATCCGGTCCCGGTCCGCCCTGGCCCGTTCGAGGGCCGCGGACACCGCGCGCGCCGCGGCGTCGGCGGCCGTGGCCGCGGCCGGCTGGATGCCGTGGGCCGCGAGCAGCTCGGCCAGCGCCCGNNNNNNNNNNNNNNNNNNNNNNNNNNNNNNNNNNNNNNNNNNNNNNNNNNNNNNNNNNNNNNNNNNNNNNNNNNNNNNNNNNNNNNNNNNNNNNNNNNNNCGTGATGCGCCTCGCGGGCCCGTTCCAGAACGGCCCGGTCGGGAGCGGTGAGGAGCGCGGCCCGGGCGTCGTCGTCCGCCCGCTCCGCGGCCTGGCGGTGCCGCGCGGCCTCGGCGGCGGCGCGCTGGGCGGCGCGCAGCAGCCCCGCGACCTCGACGACACCCGGTGGGGTGCGTACACCGGCCAGCAGGTCGCGGTCGGCCCGCAGCCGGGTCACCTCGTCGGCCGCCTCCCGTGCCCGCCGGGCGGCCTCGTCCCGCGCGACTGCCGCGGTGTCCCGGGCACCTCGGGTCTCGGCGACCGCGGCGGTGACCCGGTCGAGGGCCGCGCGGGCGGCCGTGTGGGTGGCCTGGGCCTCGGGCTGGGCCGCGAGCAGCCGTCCCAGCTCGTCGTGGTCACGGCTGGCCTGTTCCAACGGGGCGCGTGCGGGCGCGGCCGCCAGGTCGTCGCGGGCCGCGGTGTCGGCCCGCTCGGCCGCCTGCCGGCGTTCGGCCGTCTCGGCGGCGGTCCGGCTCGCGCTGGTCAGCCGGGTGGTCAGCTCGGCGACGCCGGCCGGCGTCCGGACCGCCGCCAGCAGGTCCCGCTCGGCGCGGGCCCGGTCCAGCTCGGCGGTGGCCTCCTGGGCGGCGCCGGCCTTGGCGGCGACGTCGGCGAGCGCCGCGTCGACCAGGCCGGCGACCTCGACGAGCGTGTCCACCCGGCCGGCGGCGCTGGCCTCGGCCTCCTCGGTGGCGTCGCGGTAGCCGTCGAGCTGTCTGTCGAGCACCTCGGCGCGGTGGCGCTGTTCGGTCGCGCGGTTGTTGGCGGCGACGCGGATCTCGT of the Pseudofrankia saprophytica genome contains:
- a CDS encoding TAXI family TRAP transporter solute-binding subunit, coding for MLTVVAAATAVLTGMAITVAAVARDEQDNQYRHGTIMILTGGTKGIYYTYGVELAAAVNRRLGGVQAQAMATTASVDNVRQVARSANVFAFTAADAASAAVAGRAPFTHQVPIRALARIYDDYVHLVVRADAPIHTIADLAGKRVSVGSDGSGTELIAERMLAVAGIDPATLSTSRLGINESVVALQDSDLDAFFWSGGLPTTGITELAQQTPIRLVPLGQLAAGLHAEWDPVYRSGAILADTYPLAGDAVDTPTVAVPDLLITRADTDPGLVEEVTRILFDARAEIADRVPVAYALDRRSAIATSPIPLHDGALRYYRATKS
- a CDS encoding SbcC/MukB-like Walker B domain-containing protein, giving the protein RALAELLAAHGIQPAAATAADAAARAVSAALERARADRDRIAERRAEAAGLRDGLTRAREAEQVSHQLGTLLRSNGFQRWLVAAALDTLVADASLTLAELSGGQFELTHADGEFIVVDHADADSERPVRTLSGGETFQASLALALALSAQLTMMAAAGATRLDSIFLDEGFGTLDDATLDIVATTLENLAGGGGGSAGRMVGIVTHVRALAERVPVRFAVSRDQRTSTVTRENA
- a CDS encoding AAA family ATPase, whose protein sequence is MRPVLLEIAGFGSFRDPVAVDFADADYFALVGPTGSGKSTVIDAMTFALYGSVPRWNDRRMVSLALAPTVARGTVRLVFDAAGSRFVAARELRRMASGGVTVRNARLEKLADPAGLGAPGDQTEVVAADSEVSRAVEALLGLSFEHFCVCVVLPQGDFAEFLHAKPADRQKILTKLLGLGVYDEIRVAANNRATEQRHRAEVLDRQLDGYRDATEEAEASAAGRVDTLVEVAGLVDAALADVAAKAGAAQEATAELDRARAERDLLAAVRTPAGVAELTTRLTSASRTAAETAERRQAAERADTAARDDLAAAPARAPLEQASRDHDELGRLLAAQPEAQATHTAARAALDRVTAAVAETRGARDTAAVARDEAARRAREAADEVTRLRADRDLLAGVRTPPGVVEVAGLLRAAQRAAAEAARHRQAAERADDDARAALLTAPDRAVLERAREAHH